From the Panicum virgatum strain AP13 unplaced genomic scaffold, P.virgatum_v5 scaffold_2976, whole genome shotgun sequence genome, one window contains:
- the LOC120694087 gene encoding DNA topoisomerase 4 subunit A-like isoform X10, translating to MLVTSRTRCEQSKPWLYSILSISCFPVCLEIMSLAEAMFLTDLELNTVSLFTSLMSFSVDFVPNLDNSQKEPSLLPARISSLLLNDSFGTAVGMATNIPPHNLGELVDALSVIIQNPEATFCDTSFFRNIQLLNMDIQFQERNLHPGDVQEHVHDNVLNSYIHLYLDDDEGTFHYMDLQFFVST from the exons ATGCTGGTCACATCACG GACAAGATGTGAGCAGAGCAAACCATGGTTGTATTCAATCCTTTCTATCTCATGTTTTCCAGTGTGCCTTGAAATCATG tcactagcagaagccatgtTCTTGACTGATCTGGAGCTGAATACAGTATCTCTTTTCACTTCTTTGATGTCTTTCTCT GTTGACTTCGTACCAAACCTTGATAACTCACAGAAGGAGCCATCTCTGCTGCCAGCTCGTATTTCATCTTTATTGTTGAATGATTCTTTTGGGACTGCG GTCGGAATGGCAACAAACATTCCTCCTCATAATCTGGGGGAGCTTGTTGATGCACTTTCTGTTATAATTCAAAACCCTGAAGCCACA TTTTGTGATACCAGCTTCTTCAGAAACATCCAGCTTCTCAATATGGACATTCAATTTCAGGAAAGAAATCTCCATCCCGGAGATGTTCAAGAGCACGTGCATGACAAT GTCTTAAATTCTTATATTCACCTATATCTAGATGATGATGAAGGAACATTCCACTATATGGACCTGCAATTCTTTGTAAGCACATAG
- the LOC120694087 gene encoding uncharacterized protein LOC120694087 isoform X9 has product MESLTSKNILMQKSFRTRCEQSKPWLYSILSISCFPVCLEIMSLAEAMFLTDLELNTVSLFTSLMSFSVDFVPNLDNSQKEPSLLPARISSLLLNDSFGTAVGMATNIPPHNLGELVDALSVIIQNPEATFCDTSFFRNIQLLNMDIQFQERNLHPGDVQEHVHDNVLNSYIHLYLDDDEGTFHYMDLQFFVST; this is encoded by the exons ATGGAATCGTTGACAAGTAAAAATATTTTGATGCAAAAATCATTCAG GACAAGATGTGAGCAGAGCAAACCATGGTTGTATTCAATCCTTTCTATCTCATGTTTTCCAGTGTGCCTTGAAATCATG tcactagcagaagccatgtTCTTGACTGATCTGGAGCTGAATACAGTATCTCTTTTCACTTCTTTGATGTCTTTCTCT GTTGACTTCGTACCAAACCTTGATAACTCACAGAAGGAGCCATCTCTGCTGCCAGCTCGTATTTCATCTTTATTGTTGAATGATTCTTTTGGGACTGCG GTCGGAATGGCAACAAACATTCCTCCTCATAATCTGGGGGAGCTTGTTGATGCACTTTCTGTTATAATTCAAAACCCTGAAGCCACA TTTTGTGATACCAGCTTCTTCAGAAACATCCAGCTTCTCAATATGGACATTCAATTTCAGGAAAGAAATCTCCATCCCGGAGATGTTCAAGAGCACGTGCATGACAAT GTCTTAAATTCTTATATTCACCTATATCTAGATGATGATGAAGGAACATTCCACTATATGGACCTGCAATTCTTTGTAAGCACATAG